The Flavobacterium sp. 102 genomic interval CTAATATTTCTCTTTCTAAAATTTCGAGATTGTGATAGTATTTACTCTCCGAAATATCTTTTAAAGCACCAATGATTCGCGTTACTTTATTATTCTCATCCCTAATAAAATAGGCGCTGTCTTGTACAAATACCTCTTGACCGTTGGGTTGTATGATTCGGTATTCATGCTTCCAATGGTTTTCAGTACTACTGGTGATTTCAGCAATACTTTTAGCCGCCAAATCTCTATCCTCCGGATGTATATAATTACTCCAATTGCTGTCCGGTGAGTTGAGTTCTTCTAAATCAAATCCGAAGTTGGTTTTAAATCCTTCTGCCCGATAAATAACATTATTGACTAAATCCCAATCCCAAATAGCATCAGAAGTAGCTTTGGTTACATTTTCATAGCGTTGAATACTTTCCCTGAGTCTTTCCTCTGTCAACTTACGGTCAGTAACATCCTGAACCGTCCCGGCTAAATAAATAATTTTGCTATTGCTGTCTTTTTGCAACTTTCCTTTCTCATGTACCCATTTTATTTTCCCATCTTTGAGGATAATTCTATGCTCTATATCCATATCCTTTTCTCCGTTTATGGCGGCCAACTGATCTTCCATAAAGGCTTCAAGATCATCCGGATGAATGGTAGAGGTAAACAATTCAAAATTGGGTTTTATATTTTTATTGAAATTCCAAATCTTGTATACTTCTGAAGACCAAAATAAATTCTCTGTGGCTATTTCACGTTGCCAATAACCCAATTTGGCTATTTCTTGAGCACTTCTCAATTTGGCTTCTCTATCTTTCAGAACGCTCAATGCCTTTTTACTGTCAGTTATATTTTTGGCATAGCAAGCAATTCCAACGACTTCTTTTTCTTTGTAAATGGGATTAAAAGTAATATCATACCAAACTTCTTTATCACCGGAAGCAGACGTACTTTTCACTTCTTCTTTAATGGAAATTCCGGCTAAAGTTTTGGAGTAACATTCTTTCCAAAAATCGAGATACTCCAGAGGAAAAGCCTTTTCTATCAAAAGACTTTCACCGGGTTCAATCGTTATACCGATTTGAGACTGAATATTATTAAGGAACGCTTGATTGGCGGCAATTAATTTAAAATTTTTACTAACACTCCAGATTAAATCATCGGTACTGTTGATGAGTGCTTCTTTGTCTCTTTTTTCAAATTCTTTTAGCTCTTCATTCTTTAATTTTTCAGTAACATCAATCAACATTAAAAATGACATCCGTCGCCCTTTATAATTAATCAAATGAGCCGTAATATCCATAAACATAATCTCACCATTCTTTTTTTGGTGGCGCCAAATATTTTTATGTATTTGACCATATGCTTCTTCACTGGCTACCACTCTCTCAATTTTTTCTATATCTTCGGGTGGTCGAATATCTCTTATCGTTAAGCTTAAAAACTCTTCTTTAGAATAACCATATTTTAATAGCGTTTCTTCATTGCAGTCGACGATTTGCAACGTCTCAAAATCAAAAATAAACATCGGAGCCGGGCTATTGTCGAAAAGGTTTTTATAAAGCTTCTCAGATGCTATTAGTGCGGCTTCTTGTTTTACTTTTTCTGTAGCATCTTTGGCGATACAAAACATAATTTTTTCGGTATCATCCCATTTGGCTGACCAAACAATCGGAACTAAAGTCCCGTCTTTTTTGATATACCGGTTCTGAAAATTGGTTTTATCAAAACCGGCTATAATTTCAAGTGAACTTATTTTTGTCTTTTCTACATCATCAGGATGAACCAATTTAATATATTTTGTCCCAACAAGTTCCTCGGGTGTGTAACCCCAAACCTTTTCGGAAGCACTGCTTACTTTCACAAAATTACCTTCTACATCAATAGTGCAAATAACATCGATGGAGGAACTCATAATTTTATCGAGTTCCGCTTTAGTTTCTTTAATGGCGAGATGGCTCTCGGTTTCATCGGTTATATCTCTGGCCGTAACAAATACACCGATGGTAGTCCCGTAGTCATCTTTGGCAGGTGAATAGGTAAGTTCAAAATGTTTTACACCGCTATCAGTAATTGGAATAGTAATGGTCGCTTTCTCTGTAGAGCCTTTGAGCACTCGTGCATACAATTCTTTCAAAGCCGTTTTTCGTTCCTGCTGGGCATAATCAAAGATGGAATTTCCTTTTTTTATTTCAAATCCTAAGTATTTTTTGCCTAGATTTTGAAACTGTTTATTAAAGGAAACAACACACAAATTGGTGTCCAACAATACGAATGATTCTGCGGTATTGTTAATCATCAGCTCCAATTCTTGCTCTGATTTTTTTCGCTCTGAAATATCAGTCATAGTAGTACAACTGTATTGCTCGCCATCATCTCCTGTAAAAAGAACAGAAGACAATCGAACAGGGAATTTTTCGCCGTTCTTTCTAATTCCAATGAGCTCGGACTTAACTTTTCCTTTGGCTTGTCGTTCGCTAAGTATTCTTGGGAGATTTTCATCCGCATGATCAATAATCCCTTTTCGTCCCAAACGGATAAACTCCGCTAGAGTGTAGCCAAACATTTCTTCGGCAGCTTTATTAACTTCCAGTATAGTTCCTTCGGGTGTGGTAAAAAAGATGGCCGATATTGAATTATCGATAAGAACTTTATACTTCTGTTGGCTATCTTTCATGTTTTTAAAAATATCAAATTATAGTTCACAGCTAAAAATACTTCTTTTAGAAAGAAGTAAAAAATAAAATATAGATTTATCTTTTCGAATTACTAAGGTAATTGGGTAACAGAAAACCAATAATTTTGAATTCTGGCAATCACTTCCTGAAAACCTTCAGAGTCTATCGGTTTAGTAATAAAGGAATTCGCTGCATTTTTATAGGCTTTCTGGATGTCACTTTTGGCCGAAGAGGTAGTAAAAACCACTACGGGAATGTGTTTTAAATAAGGAGTACTTTTAATGAATTTAAGTACCTCATGCCCGTTTCTTTTGGGCAAATTGACATCAAGCAATACTAAATCAATGGAAAAATCCTCATCGTTAGCTTTTTTTTTCAAAAAATAATCGATTGCGGCATCTCCATCTTTAATTTCAGTAATATCTCCTTGAAAATTGGTCTCCTTAAAAGCCTCCTTAATCAAGAAAATATCACCCTCATTATCTTCTATTAATAGTATTTTGTAAGGCATAGGCTTTGTTTTTGTGTCTGGGGAAACACCACAATATTTGTTAAAGAAGTCTTAAAGGTCGTAAAAATAATTAATGTAACCACTAATTAATCTGCAAAAACAAAAAAATATTATCCTAATAAATTTGAGTTCACTTAAAATCAAAAAAGAAAATCCATTAGTTTTGACTTTCCGATACATTAAAATACCCTAAACATGTAATATTTATGTTTTATTATATAACCCGCTTCAAATAATAAGCTATAATTTTGTAAAGCCCCAAAATTACTTAGTTTAACCTCGTTATCCTTTGGATTAAAATCCAATGGCTAAAACAATAAATGTTATATGCTGGATAAAGAAGAATGCTCAATACCCTTAACTACTAAGCTACAACAACTTAAGCAACAAAACAATGAAAAGGACCGGCATATACAAAGTCTTCTCCGTACCATCAACCGGCAAAAGTTAACAGAAGCTGATATCCGGCTTTTGAACACTACCTTAGAAGAAAAAGTAGTCAAACGCACGGCACAATATGCTTTTATCAGTCAAGTCAATCAGGCCATTGTGCAAGCCAAAGATGCCAAAACACTTTTAGAAAAGCCCATTAAAGAACAATTCAGCATCTATATGCTTTCGTCTTCCATAGACCCGGCAGATATTAATCGTGCCCAAATCAATCCGTTAATTGTAGATTTAATTGAAAAGCCTTTGAATAAAGTAACCGCTACCAAAATCTTTGGTTAATGGACTTCTTGCATTAGATTAGATTAGATTAGATTAGATAAAATAATAAAAAGCGCAGACTAAATTGGGGTTCCAATTCCTAAATGATAATTCAAATCAAACTTTTGGTCAATATATACTACAATTTGTGCAGAAGAACTTGCAAACAATCCCTAACTAAAAAATACTGACAAAGTAGTTGCTCTTTTTTATCCATTCACATAATTGATTGAATGTTGAAATAAAACAATTGACAATTGTTAATTATTTTAACATTTTAAAATAAAATAGATGAAAAAAGTTACTTAAATTTGATAATATCCTTTAAAATTAATTAGGTATGATTTAAAAATTTCAAAAAAGCTTAAAGTAGGTATGAGCAAAAAAGAAAAAAAAGAAGAAGAGGAACTTTTTCAAAAAATTAAAGAAATCTCTGATTACAAATATGCGCTGGATGAATCATCAATAATTGCTATTACGGACCAAAAAGGAATTATACATCATGTAAATGATAACTTTTGTAAAATATCAAAATTTTCTCGTGAAGAACTTTTAGGGAAGGACCACAGAATAATTAACTCAGGTTATCATACAAAAGAGTATATAAAAAATCTTTGGACAACGATTGCTAAAGGCAAAATTTGGAAAGGTGAACTAAAAAACAGGGCTAAAGACGGTTCGGCTTATTGGGTCGACACCACTATTGTACCTTTTTTAAACGAAAGTGGAAAGCCTTATCAGTATGTTGCCATTCGTTCCGACATCACCGAACGAAAATACGCTGAAGAGGAATTATTAAAAAAGATAAAGGAAATATCAGACTATAAGTATGCTTTAGATGAATCTTCCATTGTAGCCATCACGAATCAAAAAGGAGTAATAACACACGTTAATGATAATTTCTGTAAAATCTCTAAATACAGCCGAGAAGAGTTGCTGGGTCAAGATCATAGAATTATCAATTCCGCCTTTCATCCTTCAAAATTCATTAAAGAATTATGGAAAACCATCGCTAAAGGTGAAGTATGGAAAGGCGAATTAAAGAACAAAGCTAAAGACGGAACCGCTTATTGGGTAGACACTACTATTGTCCCCTTTTTAAACGAACAAGGAAAACCCTATCAATACGTAGCGATACGATCTGATATTTCAGAAAGAAAACGAGGCGAAGAAAAAATTGCCAAAATGTTGATCAATGCTGAATACCAAAACAAACAGTTGGTAGACTTTTGCAACATCGTTTCCCACAACCTTAGGGCGCCATTAGTCAATATTTCAATGCTTCTTGATTATATGGAAAGTTGTGACACTGAAAGCGAAAAATCTGAAGTGCTGGGAAGAGTACAGCCGGTAATCAATCACCTGAATGGTATTTTAGATGAACTGGTGGAATCTCTTCAAATAAGACAAGATGCTGACGTTGAATCAACCAATATTGATTTAAAAAATACGCTGGATAAAATTTTAATCGGTTTTGAGACACAAATAAAGCGATATAATGCAAAGATTACTATCGACTTTAAGGAAGTTGGAACACTATTTTATCCCCAACGCTATATCGATAGTATTTTTACCAATTTAATCAGCAATGCTTTAAAATATAAATCTCCGGACAGAAACGTTACGATCAATATAAAAACCTATTATGAGGACGACGAAATTGTGCTTACGGTTGCCGATAATGGTTTAGGTATTGATTTAGATTTACACCAACACAATTTGTTCAAAATACGAAAAGTGTTTCACAAACATCCCGACGCAAGGGGTTTCGGTTTATTTATGACCAAAACTCAAGTGGAAGCCATGGGAGGAAAAATCTGGATTGATAGTACACCAAATAAAGGAAGTACTTTTTACATAAAATTTAAACCCAAATTATCATGAAACAAATAGAACTATTAGCACTGGTTGATGATGATGACACCTTCATATTTATCACCAAAAAAATTATCGAAAAAACAAATAACGTCAAAGAAGTTAAAGTATTCAACAATGGATTGGACGCTTTAAACTACCTAAAAGACAATTTGAATACGCAATACAAACTACCCGAAATAATATTTTTAGACCTATCCATGCCTATCATGGACGGATGGCAGTTTTTAGACGAGTTCACTTCAATAGAATCAAATAACATTAAAAAAATCATCATTTACATTTGCTCTTCTTCTATTTCACCACATGACATTTTGAAAGCAAAAAAAATAAGTGCCGTAAGCGATTACATCATCAAACCGGTCACTAAAGACAAGTTTACCGAGATAATATTGGCTTTATAATTATTGAGCCTTAATCAGATAAACTTAAAAACCTCTTGGCTATAAGGTGACATTTTTTTATTCACAACAAATCACTATTTTAGTGCCTCAATTAAAAAAAAACAAACATGAAACTTTTGGGAATAGGCTCCAGAATCAATCACGCCGAATATGGTAAAGGCGTAGTAACCAATGTATCGTCTAAAGAATACTGGGTAACCTTTATAGAAAATGGTTTAGAAACTATCGCTATCGACAGCGAATTCGAAGTTATAGAACACGCCGAAAACGAAGTAGACACCGTAAGTTTTTACGATGTTGAACAAAGTTTATTATCAATCTTAAAAAAATGGAACGGCTTGGGCGAACCAGTTGCTATAGGTGACAAATGGAAAGGCGGCAATATGAAACTCACGCCCGGACAAGCAGGATTAGCCGCTAAAGATGTACCTATCGATGTGTTTTTTCATAAAATCGTAATGCTTCGTGATCGTCTTAGGGTAATGGAACAAAAAATCAACGCCAGTAAATTAGAAGAGATTGAAAAAGTAGATTTACAACAATACATCACCAGAATTTACGGTAGTTTAACCACTTTCAATGTATTGTTTAAATCGCAAACCGATTATTTCGTAGGAGAAAAATCTAAGTAAACTTTAACCTAAATTAAAGGAATTCCTCTGTCGAATTGTGTACTTTTATACTTCTAAAAGAAATCACTCATGAAAAAAATAGTCTTAGGGATTTTGGCAATTGGATTGCTGATATTCGGTTGCAAAAGTTCTTCTTCCAATGATAAAACAAAAACGGTCAATATCACTTTTGAATCTAAAAGCGGTAGTAAAGTTAAAGGTACCGGAACTTTCACTGAGAAAAAAGGAGAAGTTACCTTTATTGCTAGTTTCACCGGCTTAAAACCCGGCGTTCATGCGATTCATATTCATGAAAAGTCGGATTGTTCTGCTGCCGATGCCACTTCAACCGGCGGACACTGGAATCCAACGTTTAAAAAACACGGTCGATGGACAGATGCCGAACACCACAAAGGGGATATGGATAATTTTTATGCCAATACTGACGGCAATGCTACCGTATTATTCAAAACAGACGAATGGTGCGTGGGTTGTGGCGACGAAACAAAAGATATTTTAGGCAAAGCGGTAATCGTACACGAAAAAGGCGATGACTATACCACACAACCTACCGGAAATGCTGGCGCGAGATTAGCATGTTCCGCTATCATAAAATAATCGTCTTTGGAAGAACAAGATCATTTCTACTTCAAAAATGCTGCAGCATGGCGCGAATGGTTGCACGAAAACCACCATTCCGCCACTAGAGTATACCTGATATTTTATAGGGTTGACAGTCCAATGGAAAGCATGCGTTGGGAAGAAGCCGTTCAGGTAGCCATTTGTTATGGATGGATTGACTCAACAGTAAAACGACTAGACGACGAACGCCGACGCCAAATGTTTACCCCAAGAAAGGACAAAAGCGTTTGGAGCAAACTAAATAAAACCTATATCGAAAAGCTCATCGCCGACAATTTAATGCACGAAAGCGGTTTGCGTAAAATTGAAATCGCCAAACAAAACGGTTCTTGGGAATCTTTAGACCATGTTGAGAATCACATCCTGCCCGATGATTTAAAGTTGGCTTTTGACCAAAACAAAACTGCTTTAGAAAACTACAACAAGTTCAGTCCATCTTATAGAAAAAGCTATCTTTATTGGTTAAGTCAAGCCAAAAGAGAAGCA includes:
- a CDS encoding response regulator encodes the protein MKQIELLALVDDDDTFIFITKKIIEKTNNVKEVKVFNNGLDALNYLKDNLNTQYKLPEIIFLDLSMPIMDGWQFLDEFTSIESNNIKKIIIYICSSSISPHDILKAKKISAVSDYIIKPVTKDKFTEIILAL
- a CDS encoding response regulator yields the protein MPYKILLIEDNEGDIFLIKEAFKETNFQGDITEIKDGDAAIDYFLKKKANDEDFSIDLVLLDVNLPKRNGHEVLKFIKSTPYLKHIPVVVFTTSSAKSDIQKAYKNAANSFITKPIDSEGFQEVIARIQNYWFSVTQLP
- a CDS encoding YdeI family protein; protein product: MEEQDHFYFKNAAAWREWLHENHHSATRVYLIFYRVDSPMESMRWEEAVQVAICYGWIDSTVKRLDDERRRQMFTPRKDKSVWSKLNKTYIEKLIADNLMHESGLRKIEIAKQNGSWESLDHVENHILPDDLKLAFDQNKTALENYNKFSPSYRKSYLYWLSQAKREATRKARITEIISLCEQNIKARGTF
- a CDS encoding PAS domain-containing sensor histidine kinase is translated as MSKKEKKEEEELFQKIKEISDYKYALDESSIIAITDQKGIIHHVNDNFCKISKFSREELLGKDHRIINSGYHTKEYIKNLWTTIAKGKIWKGELKNRAKDGSAYWVDTTIVPFLNESGKPYQYVAIRSDITERKYAEEELLKKIKEISDYKYALDESSIVAITNQKGVITHVNDNFCKISKYSREELLGQDHRIINSAFHPSKFIKELWKTIAKGEVWKGELKNKAKDGTAYWVDTTIVPFLNEQGKPYQYVAIRSDISERKRGEEKIAKMLINAEYQNKQLVDFCNIVSHNLRAPLVNISMLLDYMESCDTESEKSEVLGRVQPVINHLNGILDELVESLQIRQDADVESTNIDLKNTLDKILIGFETQIKRYNAKITIDFKEVGTLFYPQRYIDSIFTNLISNALKYKSPDRNVTINIKTYYEDDEIVLTVADNGLGIDLDLHQHNLFKIRKVFHKHPDARGFGLFMTKTQVEAMGGKIWIDSTPNKGSTFYIKFKPKLS
- a CDS encoding superoxide dismutase family protein, giving the protein MKKIVLGILAIGLLIFGCKSSSSNDKTKTVNITFESKSGSKVKGTGTFTEKKGEVTFIASFTGLKPGVHAIHIHEKSDCSAADATSTGGHWNPTFKKHGRWTDAEHHKGDMDNFYANTDGNATVLFKTDEWCVGCGDETKDILGKAVIVHEKGDDYTTQPTGNAGARLACSAIIK